A single Pantoea rwandensis DNA region contains:
- the ubiI gene encoding FAD-dependent 2-octaprenylphenol hydroxylase, with protein MQTFDVAIAGGGMVGLAVACGLQGSGLRVAVLEKAPEPQFDPASAASIRVSAINAASERLLQKLDVWSSILALRASAYHGMEVWDQDSFGSISFDDEQQGLSHLGHIIENEVIHSALWQRASQCSDITLFAPAQLQQVAFGDNEAFVTLQDGSMMSARLLIAADGANSWLRDKADIPITFWDYDHHALVTNIRTDMPHDAIARQVFHGDGILAFLPMQDPHLCSIVWSLSPQEAARVQSMPEALFNQHLSVAFDMRLGLCHAESERKTFPLMARYARNFAAHRLALVGDAAHTIHPLAGQGVNLGFMDAAELIGEIRRLHQEGKDIGQHLYLRRYERSRKHSAAMMLAGMQGFRELFAGTHPAKKLLRDVGLKLADTLPGVKPMMLKQAMGLNDMPSWIR; from the coding sequence ATGCAAACATTTGATGTGGCTATCGCCGGTGGCGGTATGGTAGGTCTGGCCGTTGCCTGCGGATTACAGGGCAGCGGCCTGCGCGTTGCCGTGCTGGAGAAAGCACCTGAGCCACAATTTGACCCAGCGAGCGCCGCATCGATTCGCGTCTCGGCGATCAACGCTGCCAGCGAACGTCTGCTGCAAAAACTGGATGTCTGGTCCAGCATCCTGGCGTTGCGCGCCAGTGCCTATCACGGCATGGAAGTGTGGGATCAAGACAGCTTTGGTTCCATCAGCTTTGATGATGAGCAGCAAGGCTTATCCCATCTCGGTCATATTATTGAAAACGAAGTGATTCACAGCGCATTGTGGCAGCGCGCCAGTCAGTGCAGCGACATCACCTTATTTGCCCCTGCGCAGTTGCAGCAGGTGGCCTTTGGCGACAACGAAGCGTTCGTCACTTTACAGGACGGCAGCATGATGAGTGCGCGCCTGCTGATTGCCGCGGATGGCGCAAACTCCTGGCTGCGCGATAAAGCCGATATCCCGATTACCTTCTGGGATTACGATCATCATGCGCTGGTTACCAATATTCGCACCGATATGCCGCACGATGCGATTGCGCGTCAGGTGTTCCATGGCGATGGCATTCTGGCGTTCCTGCCGATGCAGGACCCGCATCTCTGTTCTATTGTCTGGTCATTGTCGCCGCAGGAAGCGGCGCGGGTGCAATCGATGCCAGAAGCGCTGTTCAATCAGCATTTGTCTGTCGCCTTCGATATGCGCCTCGGCTTGTGCCATGCTGAAAGCGAGCGCAAAACCTTCCCACTGATGGCGCGCTATGCCCGTAACTTTGCCGCACACCGCCTGGCACTGGTAGGCGACGCCGCACACACCATTCATCCGCTGGCCGGGCAGGGCGTCAATCTTGGCTTTATGGATGCCGCAGAACTGATCGGTGAAATTCGTCGCCTGCATCAGGAAGGCAAAGATATCGGACAGCACCTTTATCTGCGCCGTTATGAGCGCAGCCGCAAGCACAGTGCGGCAATGATGCTGGCGGGCATGCAAGGATTCCGTGAGCTGTTTGCGGGCACCCACCCGGCGAAAAAGCTGCTGCGTGATGTGGGATTGAAACTGGCGGATACACTGCCGGGCGTAAAACCGATGATGCTGAAACAGGCCATGGGGCTCAATGATATGCCCAGCTGGATTCGTTAA
- the rpiA gene encoding ribose-5-phosphate isomerase RpiA → MTQDELKKAVGWAALQYVQPGTIVGVGTGSTAAHFIDALGTMKDQIEGAVSSSEASTEKLKALGIPVFDLNNVDELSVYVDGADEINPQMQMIKGGGAALTREKIVAAVAKKFICIADASKEVDVLGNFPLPVEVIPMARAFVARELVKLGGQPEYRQNVVTDNGNIILDVHNLRILDPIALEKTINALPGVVTVGLFAARGADVALIGTADGVKTITY, encoded by the coding sequence ATGACCCAGGATGAACTGAAAAAAGCGGTTGGTTGGGCAGCACTGCAATACGTGCAACCCGGCACCATTGTTGGCGTTGGCACCGGTTCAACAGCGGCGCATTTTATTGATGCGCTTGGCACCATGAAAGATCAAATTGAAGGCGCGGTCTCCAGTTCGGAAGCCTCGACGGAAAAACTCAAAGCCCTGGGAATTCCGGTTTTTGATCTGAATAACGTCGATGAACTGTCGGTTTACGTTGATGGCGCGGACGAGATTAATCCACAGATGCAGATGATCAAAGGCGGCGGCGCAGCGCTGACGCGTGAGAAAATTGTCGCAGCCGTGGCGAAAAAGTTTATCTGCATTGCGGATGCCTCCAAAGAGGTGGACGTGTTGGGCAATTTCCCGTTGCCGGTGGAAGTGATTCCGATGGCGCGCGCGTTTGTTGCGCGTGAACTGGTGAAGCTGGGCGGCCAACCTGAGTATCGTCAGAATGTGGTGACCGACAACGGCAACATTATTCTCGACGTGCATAATCTGCGTATTCTCGACCCGATTGCATTGGAAAAAACCATCAATGCACTGCCGGGCGTGGTCACCGTTGGCTTGTTTGCCGCGCGTGGCGCTGATGTTGCCTTAATCGGCACAGCAGATGGCGTGAAAACCATCACTTATTGA
- a CDS encoding LysR family transcriptional regulator ArgP — MKRPDYRTLQALDAVIRERGFERAAQKLCITQSAVSQRIKQLENLFGQPLLVRTVPPRPTEQGQKLLALLHQVELLEEEWLGDDNGGTTPLLLSLAVNADSLATWLLPALKDVLADSPVRLNLQVEDETRTQERLRRGEVVGAVSIQPQPLPSCLVDQLGALDYLFCASPDFAARYFPNGVTRSALLKAPAVAFDHLDDMHQAFLQQNFDLSPGSVPCHIVNSSEAFVQLARQGSVCCMIPHLQIERELAQGDLVDLTPGLYQRRMLYWHRFAPESRLMRSVTDALIAHGHRVLRQDTAAA, encoded by the coding sequence ATGAAACGCCCGGATTATCGAACGCTTCAGGCGCTGGATGCTGTGATTCGCGAGCGCGGTTTTGAGCGTGCGGCCCAAAAACTCTGCATCACGCAGTCTGCGGTGTCACAGCGCATTAAACAGCTGGAAAATTTATTTGGTCAGCCGCTGCTGGTGCGCACCGTACCGCCGCGTCCGACCGAGCAAGGACAAAAACTGCTGGCGCTGCTACATCAGGTGGAGTTGCTGGAAGAAGAGTGGCTGGGTGATGACAACGGCGGCACGACGCCACTGCTGCTGTCACTGGCGGTCAACGCCGACAGTCTGGCGACCTGGCTGCTGCCTGCACTGAAAGACGTGCTGGCCGATTCGCCGGTGCGCCTGAATTTGCAGGTAGAAGATGAAACCCGTACCCAGGAACGCCTGCGTCGCGGTGAAGTGGTCGGCGCCGTCAGTATCCAGCCGCAGCCGCTGCCGAGTTGTCTGGTGGATCAGTTGGGTGCACTGGATTATCTGTTCTGCGCGTCGCCAGATTTCGCTGCGCGCTACTTCCCGAATGGCGTCACGCGCTCTGCTTTGTTGAAAGCCCCTGCGGTGGCGTTTGACCATCTGGATGATATGCATCAGGCGTTTTTACAGCAGAACTTCGATCTGTCACCGGGCAGCGTACCGTGCCACATCGTTAATTCGTCGGAAGCCTTTGTGCAGTTGGCGCGTCAGGGTTCAGTGTGCTGTATGATCCCACACTTACAGATTGAGCGAGAACTGGCGCAAGGTGATTTGGTGGATTTGACGCCAGGCCTGTACCAGCGCCGCATGCTTTACTGGCACCGCTTCGCGCCAGAGAGCCGTTTGATGCGCAGCGTGACGGATGCGTTGATCGCACACGGTCATCGCGTGTTGCGTCAGGATACGGCGGCGGCATAA
- the gcvT gene encoding glycine cleavage system aminomethyltransferase GcvT, with protein MTQQTPLFEQHQACGARMVDFHGWMMPLHYGSQMDEHHVVRNDAGMFDVSHMTIVDLRGVRTREFLRYLLANDVAKLTQPGKALYTGMLNASAGVIDDLIVYFMTEDFFRLVVNSATREKDLVWIKQHAQPFGVELTERDDLALIAVQGPQAQQKAQTLFTAAQREAVAGMKPFFGVQSENLFIATTGYTGEAGYEIAMPNSEAADLWQKLLAAGVKPAGLGARDTLRLEAGMNLYGQEMDEGVSPLAANMGWTVSWEPADRDFIGREALEAQREHGTEKLVGLIMTEKGVLRNGLPVRFTDEQGQPQQGIITSGSFSPTLGYSIALARVPAGIGEQAIVEIRNREMPVKVTKPIFVRAGKPVAQ; from the coding sequence ATGACTCAGCAAACGCCTCTATTCGAACAGCATCAGGCATGCGGTGCGCGCATGGTGGATTTCCATGGCTGGATGATGCCACTGCATTATGGCTCGCAAATGGATGAGCATCATGTCGTGCGCAACGATGCCGGTATGTTTGATGTTTCCCACATGACCATCGTCGATCTGCGCGGTGTCCGCACCCGTGAATTCCTGCGTTATCTGCTGGCCAACGATGTCGCCAAACTGACGCAACCCGGCAAAGCTCTCTACACCGGCATGCTGAATGCTTCGGCTGGCGTCATTGATGATTTGATTGTTTACTTTATGACCGAAGACTTTTTCCGCTTAGTGGTGAACTCCGCGACGCGTGAGAAGGATTTGGTGTGGATCAAACAGCACGCTCAGCCGTTTGGTGTCGAACTCACCGAACGTGACGATCTGGCGCTGATTGCCGTTCAAGGTCCGCAAGCGCAGCAGAAAGCACAGACGCTGTTTACTGCGGCGCAGCGTGAAGCGGTGGCAGGCATGAAACCGTTCTTTGGTGTGCAAAGCGAAAATCTGTTCATTGCCACCACCGGTTATACCGGTGAAGCCGGTTATGAAATTGCGATGCCGAACAGTGAAGCGGCCGATCTCTGGCAGAAACTGCTGGCGGCAGGCGTCAAACCGGCTGGCCTGGGCGCGCGTGACACGCTCCGCCTGGAAGCGGGGATGAATCTGTACGGTCAGGAAATGGATGAAGGCGTTTCACCGCTGGCGGCCAACATGGGTTGGACGGTGAGCTGGGAACCTGCCGATCGCGATTTCATCGGCCGCGAGGCGCTTGAAGCGCAACGTGAACATGGCACTGAAAAGCTGGTGGGTTTGATCATGACCGAAAAAGGGGTGTTACGAAACGGCTTGCCGGTGCGTTTCACCGATGAACAAGGTCAGCCACAGCAGGGTATTATTACCAGTGGTTCCTTCTCCCCGACGCTGGGTTACAGCATCGCGCTGGCACGTGTGCCAGCGGGCATTGGTGAGCAAGCGATTGTAGAGATCCGCAATCGTGAAATGCCGGTGAAAGTCACTAAACCGATTTTTGTTCGCGCCGGTAAACCGGTCGCTCAGTAA
- the serA gene encoding phosphoglycerate dehydrogenase — protein sequence MAKVSLEKDKIKFLLVEGVHQSALDNLRAAGYTNIEFHKGALDAESLKSSIRDAHFIGIRSRTQLTEEIFAAAEKLVAVGCFCIGTNQVDLNAAAKRGVPVFNAPFSNTRSVAELVIGEMLLMLRGIPEANAKAHRGIWNKVANGSFEARGKKLGIIGYGHIGMQLGVLAEGLGMHVFFYDIETKLPLGNATQVRHLSDLLNMSDVVSLHVPENASTQNMIGADELALMKPGALLINAARGTVIDIPALCNALANKHLSGAAIDVFPVEPATNSDPFNSPLCEFDNVILTPHIGGSTQEAQENIGLEVSGKLAKYSDNGSTLSAVNFPEVSLPMHAASASRLLHIHENRPGVLTAINQIFAEQGINIAAQYLQTSPVMGYVVIDIDAEEDVAEKALQLMKAIPGTIRARLLY from the coding sequence ATGGCAAAGGTATCACTGGAAAAAGACAAGATTAAGTTCCTGCTGGTGGAAGGCGTTCACCAGAGTGCACTGGATAATCTGCGTGCTGCGGGTTACACCAACATCGAATTCCATAAAGGGGCACTGGATGCGGAGTCGCTGAAGTCCTCCATCCGCGATGCGCACTTCATTGGTATCCGTTCCCGCACCCAACTGACCGAAGAGATCTTTGCGGCGGCCGAAAAGCTGGTCGCGGTAGGCTGCTTCTGCATCGGTACTAACCAGGTTGATCTGAATGCTGCTGCAAAACGCGGTGTGCCGGTCTTCAATGCACCATTCTCTAATACCCGTTCGGTAGCCGAACTGGTGATCGGCGAAATGCTGCTGATGCTGCGCGGGATCCCTGAAGCAAACGCCAAAGCACACCGTGGTATCTGGAACAAAGTGGCGAACGGCTCGTTCGAAGCGCGTGGTAAGAAGCTGGGCATCATTGGCTACGGCCATATCGGGATGCAGCTTGGCGTGCTGGCAGAAGGCCTGGGCATGCACGTGTTCTTCTACGACATCGAGACCAAATTACCGCTGGGTAATGCGACTCAGGTTCGTCACCTGTCTGATCTGCTTAACATGAGCGACGTGGTCAGCCTGCACGTTCCAGAAAATGCCTCAACGCAGAATATGATTGGCGCAGACGAGTTGGCGCTGATGAAGCCGGGCGCACTGCTGATTAACGCCGCACGCGGAACCGTGATTGATATTCCAGCCCTGTGCAACGCCCTGGCGAACAAGCATCTCTCCGGTGCGGCCATCGACGTCTTCCCGGTTGAACCGGCGACCAACAGCGATCCGTTCAACTCACCGCTGTGCGAGTTTGATAACGTGATCCTGACGCCACATATCGGGGGCTCCACTCAGGAAGCTCAGGAAAACATCGGCCTGGAAGTCTCGGGCAAGCTGGCGAAATACTCTGACAACGGTTCTACGCTGTCCGCCGTTAACTTCCCGGAAGTGTCCCTGCCGATGCATGCTGCCAGCGCCAGCCGCTTGCTGCACATCCATGAGAACCGCCCAGGCGTGTTGACCGCGATTAACCAGATCTTTGCCGAGCAGGGCATCAACATTGCCGCTCAGTATCTGCAGACCTCGCCGGTGATGGGTTATGTGGTTATCGATATCGATGCAGAAGAAGATGTGGCGGAAAAAGCGCTGCAGCTGATGAAAGCGATTCCGGGCACCATTCGCGCCCGCCTGCTGTACTGA
- a CDS encoding YecA family protein, which yields MSLQNETPGYNALAAALSQQGVGMTPAEMHGLLSGILCGGSKDASWKTKIHDLTNDGMAFSQSLSQPLQALHENLSNTLEDEGFMFQLMLPEDDDITVFDRADALAGWVNHFLLGLGVTQPKLDKVTGETGEAIDDLRTIAQLGYDEDEDQEELEQSLEEVIEYVRVAALLCHDTFTRQHTPTAPEVQKPTLH from the coding sequence ATGTCTTTACAGAACGAAACTCCTGGTTACAACGCGCTAGCCGCAGCCCTTTCTCAGCAGGGCGTGGGCATGACGCCAGCCGAAATGCACGGATTGCTGTCCGGTATTTTGTGTGGTGGCAGCAAAGATGCCAGCTGGAAAACCAAGATCCACGACCTCACCAACGACGGCATGGCGTTTTCACAAAGCTTGTCACAGCCGCTGCAGGCGCTGCATGAAAATCTGAGCAATACGCTGGAAGATGAGGGTTTCATGTTCCAGCTGATGCTGCCGGAAGATGATGACATCACCGTCTTCGATCGCGCGGATGCGCTCGCAGGCTGGGTCAACCATTTCCTGCTCGGCTTAGGCGTCACGCAGCCCAAGCTGGATAAAGTGACCGGCGAAACCGGTGAAGCGATTGACGATCTGCGCACCATTGCGCAACTCGGTTACGACGAAGATGAAGATCAGGAAGAGCTGGAGCAGTCGCTGGAAGAAGTGATTGAGTATGTGCGCGTGGCGGCCTTGCTTTGCCATGACACATTCACTCGTCAGCACACGCCAACTGCGCCGGAAGTGCAAAAGCCAACGTTACACTAA
- the ubiH gene encoding 2-octaprenyl-6-methoxyphenyl hydroxylase, producing MSILIAGGGMTGATLALAISHLTQGQLPVTLIERSLPDSRKHPGFDGRAIALAAGTCQQLADIDVWRSLADCGTPITDIHVSDRGHTGFVQLKADDYQVPALGQVVELFDVGQRLFQRLKSAPGVTLRCPDYVTTVERTAESVTVTLNSGEQLQGALLVAADGSRSPLAASCGMTWQRDDYQQLAVIANVTTQQPHQGRAFERFTEHGPVALLPMSGNRMSLVWCHPVEAEATVKQWDDATFLHELQQAFGWRLGRFTHAGQREVYPLALQTAERQVAHRLALVGNAAQTLHPIAGQGFNLGLRDVMSLAETLAGAHRQQQDVGSYGVLQHFAARRQPDRSATIGVTDGLVRLFANRYAPLVAGRNLGLVAMDHLPWLRNPLAARTLGWVKR from the coding sequence ATGAGCATTTTGATTGCAGGCGGCGGTATGACCGGGGCAACCCTGGCGCTGGCGATTTCTCATCTGACGCAAGGCCAGCTGCCCGTCACGCTCATTGAGCGCAGCCTGCCGGATAGCCGCAAACATCCTGGTTTCGACGGCCGAGCGATTGCGTTAGCGGCGGGCACCTGTCAGCAGCTGGCGGATATCGATGTATGGCGCTCGCTCGCAGATTGCGGCACGCCAATCACGGATATTCACGTTTCTGACCGTGGCCACACCGGTTTTGTGCAGCTCAAGGCGGATGATTATCAGGTCCCAGCGCTGGGGCAGGTGGTTGAGCTGTTTGATGTGGGACAGCGCCTGTTCCAGCGACTGAAAAGTGCGCCTGGCGTGACGCTGCGCTGCCCGGATTACGTCACGACGGTGGAGCGCACAGCAGAGTCTGTCACGGTGACACTCAACAGCGGCGAGCAGCTACAGGGCGCGTTGCTGGTGGCAGCCGATGGCTCACGTTCGCCACTTGCGGCGTCATGCGGCATGACCTGGCAGCGGGACGATTACCAGCAGCTAGCGGTGATTGCCAACGTTACCACGCAGCAACCGCATCAGGGGCGTGCTTTTGAACGCTTCACCGAGCACGGCCCGGTGGCACTATTACCGATGTCTGGCAATCGCATGTCGCTGGTGTGGTGTCATCCCGTCGAGGCAGAAGCGACAGTTAAACAGTGGGACGATGCGACCTTCCTGCACGAGCTTCAGCAAGCGTTTGGCTGGCGCTTAGGGCGTTTCACCCATGCCGGCCAGCGCGAAGTGTATCCGCTGGCGCTGCAAACCGCTGAACGTCAGGTAGCGCATCGCCTGGCGCTGGTGGGCAATGCGGCGCAAACGCTGCATCCGATTGCGGGCCAGGGTTTTAATCTGGGCCTGCGCGATGTGATGTCGCTGGCGGAAACGCTGGCAGGTGCACATCGTCAGCAGCAGGATGTGGGCAGCTATGGCGTGTTGCAGCACTTCGCTGCGCGTCGTCAACCGGATCGCTCCGCGACAATCGGCGTGACCGATGGCCTGGTGCGGCTGTTTGCCAATCGTTATGCGCCCTTAGTGGCGGGAAGAAATCTTGGGCTGGTGGCAATGGACCATCTGCCATGGCTGCGAAACCCACTTGCCGCGCGCACGCTCGGCTGGGTAAAGCGTTAA
- the zapA gene encoding cell division protein ZapA — MSAQPVDIQIFGRSLRVNCPPEQQDALNLAAEDLNQRLQDLKVRTRVTNTEQLVFIAALNICHELAQEKGKTRDYAANMEQRIRMLQQTIEQALVEQGRITDRQGPKFE, encoded by the coding sequence ATGTCTGCACAACCGGTAGATATTCAGATTTTTGGTCGTTCATTGAGAGTAAATTGTCCGCCCGAACAGCAAGATGCGCTGAATCTGGCTGCAGAGGATCTCAATCAACGGTTGCAAGATTTAAAAGTTCGCACTAGAGTCACCAATACAGAGCAACTGGTGTTCATCGCCGCCTTAAACATCTGCCACGAGCTGGCACAGGAAAAAGGCAAGACGCGCGACTATGCAGCAAACATGGAACAACGTATCCGCATGCTGCAGCAGACCATTGAACAAGCATTAGTTGAGCAAGGTCGCATAACTGATCGCCAGGGCCCTAAATTCGAATAA
- the gcvH gene encoding glycine cleavage system protein GcvH encodes MSNVPNELKYRDSHEWVRKEADGTFTVGITEHAQELLGDMVFVDLPDVGATFAAGDDCAVAESVKAASDIYAPLSGEIVAVNEELADAPELVNSEPYAAGWLFRIKASDISELDSMLDADAYKGAIDE; translated from the coding sequence ATGAGCAATGTGCCTAATGAATTGAAATACCGCGATAGTCACGAGTGGGTGCGTAAAGAAGCCGATGGCACCTTCACTGTGGGTATCACTGAACACGCGCAGGAACTGCTGGGCGATATGGTGTTTGTGGATCTGCCTGATGTAGGCGCCACTTTCGCTGCCGGTGATGACTGCGCCGTCGCGGAGTCGGTGAAAGCCGCCTCAGACATCTATGCCCCCCTAAGCGGTGAAATCGTTGCTGTGAACGAAGAACTGGCCGATGCACCGGAGCTGGTCAACAGCGAACCGTACGCAGCGGGCTGGTTATTCCGTATCAAAGCCAGCGACATTTCAGAACTTGATTCTATGCTCGACGCCGATGCCTATAAAGGCGCTATCGACGAGTAA
- the pepP gene encoding Xaa-Pro aminopeptidase produces the protein MITLDTFQQRRQALIARMAPGSAALIFAAPEVTRSNDTEYNFRQNSDFWYFTGFNEPQALLVLIKSDDKHNHSVLFNRVRDLTAEIWFGRRLGQDAAPAKLGVDRALPWDDIGEQLHQLLNGLDVVYHAQGEYAEADQLVFSALEKLRRGFRQNLSAPATVTDWRPWVHDMRLFKSEAEIEILRRAGKISALAHTRAMQACRPGMFEYQLEGEIHHEFNRHGARFPSYNTIVGSGENGCILHYTENESEMRDGDLVLIDAGCEFHGYAGDITRTFPVNGKFTQPQREIYDIVLASLYKALSMFRPGVSIHDVNDEVVHIMITGLVDLGILEGNIDTLFEEQAHRPFFMHGLSHWLGLDVHDVGHYGTPSRDRILEPGMVLTIEPGLYIAPDAKVPPQYRGIGIRIEDDIVITADGNENLTDSVVKDADAIEALMAAARHA, from the coding sequence ATGATTACACTGGATACTTTCCAGCAACGTCGTCAGGCGCTGATTGCCCGTATGGCACCTGGCAGCGCTGCTTTGATTTTCGCTGCACCTGAAGTGACCCGCAGCAACGACACGGAATACAACTTCCGCCAAAACAGCGACTTCTGGTATTTCACCGGGTTCAATGAACCGCAGGCGCTGTTAGTGCTGATCAAAAGTGATGACAAGCATAACCACAGCGTGCTGTTCAATCGTGTTCGCGACCTTACCGCAGAGATCTGGTTTGGCCGCCGCCTCGGGCAAGATGCCGCACCCGCTAAGCTTGGCGTTGACCGTGCTTTACCGTGGGATGACATCGGTGAGCAATTGCATCAGCTGCTCAACGGGCTTGATGTGGTGTATCACGCTCAGGGTGAGTACGCAGAAGCTGACCAACTGGTGTTCAGCGCGTTGGAAAAACTGCGCCGTGGCTTCCGTCAGAATCTCAGCGCGCCTGCTACCGTTACCGACTGGCGGCCGTGGGTGCACGATATGCGCCTGTTTAAAAGCGAAGCCGAGATTGAGATTTTGCGCCGTGCGGGAAAAATCAGTGCGCTGGCGCATACCCGTGCGATGCAAGCCTGCCGTCCGGGGATGTTTGAGTATCAGCTCGAAGGCGAAATTCACCATGAATTCAATCGCCACGGCGCACGCTTCCCTTCTTACAACACCATCGTGGGATCGGGTGAGAACGGCTGCATCCTGCATTACACCGAAAACGAAAGTGAAATGCGCGATGGCGATTTGGTGCTGATTGATGCGGGTTGTGAATTCCACGGGTATGCCGGTGACATCACCCGCACCTTCCCGGTTAATGGCAAATTTACGCAACCCCAGCGCGAGATTTACGACATCGTGCTGGCCTCGCTGTACAAAGCGCTGTCGATGTTCCGCCCTGGCGTCAGCATCCACGACGTCAATGACGAAGTGGTGCACATCATGATCACCGGTCTGGTCGATCTCGGCATTCTGGAAGGCAATATCGATACGCTGTTCGAAGAGCAGGCGCACCGCCCGTTTTTCATGCACGGCTTGAGTCACTGGCTGGGGCTGGATGTGCATGACGTCGGCCATTACGGTACACCAAGCCGTGATCGCATTCTCGAACCGGGTATGGTGCTGACCATTGAACCGGGTCTGTACATCGCGCCGGATGCGAAAGTCCCACCGCAGTATCGCGGTATTGGTATCCGTATCGAAGATGACATCGTGATCACCGCTGATGGCAACGAAAACCTGACCGACAGCGTCGTGAAAGATGCCGATGCGATTGAAGCCTTGATGGCAGCGGCACGCCACGCATGA
- a CDS encoding 5-formyltetrahydrofolate cyclo-ligase translates to MTAPSLLDRQDIRQHVRHLRRNLTPEQQEQAADLLAEHAINFAPIANAQRIALFLSVDGEINTRPLIAKLWQQKKQVYLPVLHPFAPGHLLFLRYTPETSLAPNKLRIPEPPLDITQMATLDQLDVMLVPLVAFDHQGQRLGMGGGFYDRTLQHWQQHGFLPMGITHDCQRVETLPVAAWDVPLPAILTPSKLWQWDSAER, encoded by the coding sequence ATGACCGCACCTTCCCTACTTGATCGCCAGGACATCCGCCAGCATGTGCGCCATCTGCGCCGCAACCTTACGCCTGAACAGCAGGAGCAAGCTGCCGATCTGCTCGCCGAGCACGCTATTAACTTTGCGCCTATCGCTAATGCCCAACGCATCGCGCTGTTTTTATCTGTCGATGGCGAAATCAACACCCGCCCGCTGATTGCCAAGCTGTGGCAACAGAAAAAGCAGGTTTATTTGCCGGTACTGCATCCTTTCGCTCCCGGGCATCTGCTGTTCCTGCGTTACACGCCTGAGACGTCACTGGCCCCAAACAAATTGCGCATCCCTGAACCGCCGCTGGATATCACGCAGATGGCCACACTCGATCAGTTGGATGTGATGCTGGTGCCGTTAGTGGCATTTGACCACCAGGGTCAGCGATTGGGTATGGGGGGAGGTTTTTACGATCGCACCCTGCAGCACTGGCAACAGCATGGCTTTTTACCGATGGGCATTACGCACGATTGCCAGCGTGTTGAGACATTGCCAGTCGCGGCATGGGATGTCCCTTTGCCTGCTATTTTAACGCCGTCAAAGCTGTGGCAGTGGGATAGCGCCGAGCGATAA
- a CDS encoding oxidative stress defense protein, with translation MKLKALALAAVMSTGVMSAMVHAGEVPNGPHVVTSGQASVDARPDIATLSIVVNVSSKDAADAKKQADDRVAQYFDFLQKNGIEKKDIDAANLSTQPEYDYTKEGKSVLKGYRAVRQVQVTLRQLDKLNELLDGALKSGLNEIRSVELGVANADAYKDQARKAAIANATQQAGALAEGFNAKLGPVYSIRYHVANYQPMPMARMYKAAAAPADTTAQQTYEQQSIHFDDQVDVVFEIKPNTAQ, from the coding sequence GTGAAACTGAAAGCACTGGCGCTGGCCGCCGTAATGAGCACGGGCGTAATGTCAGCGATGGTACACGCGGGTGAAGTCCCGAATGGCCCGCATGTCGTCACCTCTGGTCAGGCAAGCGTAGATGCCCGTCCTGATATCGCGACACTCTCCATCGTGGTGAATGTTTCCTCGAAAGATGCGGCTGATGCGAAAAAACAAGCTGATGACCGCGTGGCGCAATATTTCGATTTCCTGCAAAAGAACGGTATCGAGAAGAAAGATATTGATGCGGCAAACCTGAGCACGCAACCGGAGTATGACTACACCAAAGAAGGCAAGTCGGTACTAAAAGGCTATCGTGCGGTGCGCCAGGTGCAGGTAACGTTACGTCAGCTGGATAAACTGAATGAGTTACTGGACGGTGCGCTGAAATCTGGCCTGAACGAAATCCGTTCGGTGGAGCTGGGTGTAGCGAATGCCGATGCCTATAAAGATCAGGCACGCAAAGCCGCGATTGCTAACGCCACTCAGCAGGCCGGTGCACTGGCAGAAGGCTTCAACGCGAAATTAGGCCCGGTGTACAGCATCCGCTATCACGTGGCGAACTACCAGCCAATGCCAATGGCGCGCATGTATAAAGCGGCTGCGGCCCCTGCGGATACCACCGCGCAGCAGACTTATGAGCAGCAGAGCATTCACTTTGACGATCAGGTTGATGTGGTGTTCGAGATCAAGCCGAATACCGCTCAGTAA